DNA sequence from the Sinomonas terrae genome:
TACCCCCCAGCGCCGCTTCGGTGGCACCGTTGCACAGATTCGCTCAGCCCTCGGCTTCTACAAGGTCATGGCGTACGCGACTGGGTCCATGCTCCTGCTGCTGTGCCTCGAGATGATCCTCCGCTACGGCTTCGGCAAGTTCATCTTCGCCGGGGGCACCGACGCGCTCACCGGAAAGGCCTTCGGCTTCGGCCTGGCTGACGCGGACCCCGCTGGCGTGCTCGGTGGGGTGAACCTCTCGATCACGATCCTCATCGTGCACGGCTGGATGTACGTCATCTACCTCATCTCGAACTTCCGCCTCTGGTCTCTCATGCGCTGGCAGTTCGGGAGGCTGATCCTCATGGCCGCCGGCGGCGTCGTCCCGCTTCTCTCGTTCTTCGTGGAGCGGCGGATCCATGCCGAGGTGGAGCGCGAGCTCCTCGCGCACCCCGACGCCGGTCAGCGCTACTGACCACGGCGAGGCAAGGCCACCATTCTTGAAGTCCGGTAGGCTTGACAGGTGACAACAGCATCCCAGAGCACAGGTTCGCAGACAGCCCACAGGCCGGTGCTCGTGGTGGACTACGGTGCCCAATACGCGCAGCTCATCGCACGTCGCGTCCGCGAGGCGAACGTCTATTCCGAGATCGTCCCGCACACCCTCACCACTGAACAGATCCTTGCAAAGAATCCGGCTGCCATCATCCTCTCGGGCGGACCCTCCAGCG
Encoded proteins:
- a CDS encoding DUF3817 domain-containing protein encodes the protein MIDPKPATGRTPQRRFGGTVAQIRSALGFYKVMAYATGSMLLLLCLEMILRYGFGKFIFAGGTDALTGKAFGFGLADADPAGVLGGVNLSITILIVHGWMYVIYLISNFRLWSLMRWQFGRLILMAAGGVVPLLSFFVERRIHAEVERELLAHPDAGQRY